One window of Candidatus Nanopelagicales bacterium genomic DNA carries:
- a CDS encoding type II toxin-antitoxin system VapB family antitoxin yields the protein MSRTNIDIDDELVARAMKKFGLPTKKSAVELALRRLVGPLLTGSALASFLDDIAGTGWDEEPSVFDDHVDVV from the coding sequence CATCGATATCGACGATGAACTCGTTGCCCGCGCGATGAAGAAATTCGGTCTGCCGACAAAGAAGTCAGCTGTCGAACTGGCCCTGCGGCGACTCGTCGGGCCGCTGCTCACGGGCTCGGCCCTGGCGTCGTTTCTGGACGACATCGCGGGCACTGGCTGGGACGAGGAGCCCAGCGTGTTCGACGATCACGTCGACGTCGTGTAG
- a CDS encoding PIN domain-containing protein, protein MLIIDSSVWIEELRSGGGEFPAFGDLKAASADQFAVTEPILMEVLAGARRFELVRSRLNALPLRGVEASSDYDTAATLFRAARASGKTVRSLNDCLIAAVALRLCDTVVHRNADFEVLAAMTDLTTLDLR, encoded by the coding sequence ATGCTCATCATCGACTCTTCGGTCTGGATCGAGGAGCTGCGTTCGGGGGGCGGGGAATTCCCGGCGTTCGGTGACCTAAAGGCCGCGAGCGCAGATCAGTTCGCCGTGACTGAGCCCATATTGATGGAAGTTCTCGCAGGGGCGCGGCGCTTCGAACTTGTGCGGTCCAGGCTCAATGCGCTGCCACTCCGCGGCGTTGAGGCCTCCAGCGACTACGACACGGCCGCGACCCTCTTCCGTGCTGCCAGGGCTTCAGGCAAGACGGTTCGCAGTCTCAACGACTGCCTCATCGCCGCTGTCGCCCTCAGACTGTGCGACACCGTGGTCCATCGCAATGCTGACTTCGAGGTGCTGGCCGCGATGACGGACCTGACCACGCTCGACCTGCGTTGA
- a CDS encoding tyrosine-type recombinase/integrase, translated as MGPEWVTAIDAWARELRALGRSPATVVTRRRWVTLLAGSPGMPEPAAVTREHLIDWMAGQTWAPNTRRSARASARGFFAWARERGIRGDDPTADIPGVRVPPPLPHPAPEARFRAAVAAATPRAELALMLAGFAGLRRAEIAQARREDLDDFGLWVRGKGGRARLVPVTPSLRQRVESSPPGWLFPARWGDGHMHVDAVGKMVRRVLGLGPHSLRHRFATRAYAATHDLRAVQTLLGHSSPASTAAYVAVADEALCAAVAAAA; from the coding sequence ATGGGGCCAGAGTGGGTGACGGCGATAGACGCTTGGGCGCGTGAGTTGCGCGCGCTCGGACGCTCCCCCGCGACCGTCGTCACCCGGCGCCGTTGGGTGACGCTCCTGGCCGGCTCCCCCGGTATGCCCGAGCCTGCCGCCGTGACCCGAGAGCATTTGATCGACTGGATGGCGGGGCAGACATGGGCGCCGAACACGCGCCGGTCAGCGCGAGCGTCTGCGCGTGGGTTCTTCGCTTGGGCGCGGGAGCGGGGCATTCGCGGCGACGATCCCACCGCGGACATACCGGGAGTGCGTGTCCCGCCGCCGCTGCCGCATCCGGCGCCGGAGGCGCGGTTCCGTGCCGCCGTGGCAGCAGCGACGCCACGAGCCGAGCTGGCGTTGATGCTGGCCGGATTCGCGGGGCTACGACGCGCCGAGATCGCCCAGGCCCGCCGGGAGGATCTGGACGACTTCGGGCTGTGGGTGCGGGGCAAGGGCGGACGGGCGCGACTGGTGCCTGTGACGCCGTCTCTGCGCCAACGGGTCGAGTCCTCGCCTCCGGGGTGGCTGTTCCCGGCACGGTGGGGCGATGGGCACATGCATGTTGACGCCGTTGGCAAGATGGTGCGGCGCGTGTTGGGTTTGGGTCCGCATTCGCTGCGGCATCGCTTCGCCACGAGGGCCTACGCGGCCACGCACGACCTGCGGGCGGTGCAGACCCTGCTAGGGCATTCGAGCCCGGCGTCGACGGCGGCGTATGTGGCGGTGGCGGATGAGGCGTTGTGTGCGGCTGTCGCGGCGGCGGCTTAG